One segment of Niabella beijingensis DNA contains the following:
- a CDS encoding glycosyltransferase family 4 protein, translating to MKIAINASFYGPRTGGIGTYIYNLITHLEQVDVTNDYIIYLAKDYFKYGTEKLPQRWKFKATPFASNSKIKRSITENKFWLKEEKDEQFDVFHSPFFHSPKLKHAKTILTVHDMRFERYPKTYSPLRYLFLKYKVKKSIERANKIIAISQFTKDELLYFYKIDDKKVKVIHEAINFDDFRDNDNTSPSDLLSGLISNRYILSVGHIEPRKNYINLIRAFNMLLKTNNQLADLKLVIVGKRQHNYVKVIKLINQNKNIIYTDFVSFSDLKWLYKHAELFAFPSIYEGFGFPPLEAAALGTVSTVSNASCIPEICGDSVLYFDPLNTHDIAKKIEILLMDKTVKENYGDQLRLNLDRFSWTKNANETLSCYKLLLKNEVN from the coding sequence ATGAAAATAGCAATAAATGCTAGTTTTTATGGACCTCGTACCGGAGGAATAGGGACATATATATACAACCTCATTACACATCTGGAACAAGTAGATGTAACTAATGATTATATTATTTATTTGGCAAAAGATTATTTCAAGTATGGTACTGAGAAATTGCCCCAAAGATGGAAATTCAAAGCAACTCCATTTGCATCAAATAGTAAGATAAAAAGAAGTATAACGGAAAATAAATTTTGGTTAAAGGAAGAAAAAGATGAGCAGTTTGACGTGTTTCATTCTCCCTTTTTTCATTCCCCCAAACTAAAACATGCGAAAACCATATTAACTGTTCATGATATGCGATTTGAACGCTACCCGAAAACTTATTCACCGCTTAGATATTTATTTTTAAAGTATAAAGTAAAAAAATCAATCGAGAGAGCAAATAAAATAATTGCAATATCTCAATTTACCAAAGATGAGCTACTTTACTTTTATAAAATTGACGATAAAAAAGTCAAAGTAATTCACGAAGCGATAAATTTTGATGATTTTCGAGACAATGATAACACGAGCCCTTCCGATTTACTTTCAGGGCTGATCAGCAACAGATATATATTATCCGTTGGACATATAGAACCCAGAAAAAATTATATTAACTTAATAAGAGCATTTAATATGCTGTTAAAAACAAATAATCAGCTGGCAGACTTGAAGCTTGTGATAGTTGGAAAGCGGCAACACAATTACGTAAAGGTTATTAAATTAATAAATCAGAATAAAAATATTATTTACACCGACTTCGTATCTTTTTCAGACTTAAAATGGCTGTATAAGCACGCCGAACTATTTGCTTTCCCATCAATTTATGAAGGCTTTGGCTTTCCACCATTAGAGGCCGCAGCACTTGGCACAGTGTCTACAGTCTCCAATGCTTCCTGTATACCTGAAATATGTGGTGATAGCGTTCTTTACTTTGATCCTTTAAACACACATGATATTGCCAAAAAAATTGAGATCCTTCTGATGGATAAGACCGTGAAAGAAAACTATGGAGATCAATTAAGACTTAATTTGGATAGATTTTCCTGGACTAAAAATGCTAACGAAACTTTGAGTTGTTACAAGTTATTACTAAAAAATGAAGTGAATTGA
- a CDS encoding acyltransferase family protein, translated as MRSTNIVENRNIQTIQVLRAIASLLVVLLHVTETVRQIFGFQFFGGIFRFGGAGVDIFFVISGFIIAYTSVHHIETPGALPVFLSKRFIRIFPTYWIIISGFLMMQLLLPGFYRTLYSFDIKNILGTFLLLPDHTMVNGVSWTLTYELFFYVLFALVFLIRSKNVLIFLMMGYVLILTLVSIWGSSEGNRGGWSGVVLFPMNIEFFMGVSIALIYKRIFQRRSVLLIWAGSVLFFAGAILDIYKVSLSDSALQRVIYFGVPAFFLVWGCVAFEQRRSVNISKTWILLGDASYSLYLLHLPFVAALAKILFRKGVDSSFIVHNCYLLLIAAICIISIVFFKYIEKPVIKILNKNVQNKLSMSRGRWYAEKKVNIDERHAGEKG; from the coding sequence ATGAGATCAACTAATATTGTTGAAAATAGAAATATACAGACTATCCAGGTGTTAAGAGCTATTGCAAGTCTTTTAGTTGTTTTACTGCATGTGACTGAAACTGTCAGGCAGATCTTTGGATTTCAGTTTTTCGGAGGAATTTTTCGATTCGGGGGAGCAGGTGTCGACATCTTTTTTGTTATTAGTGGATTTATAATAGCGTATACCTCGGTGCACCATATAGAGACGCCTGGCGCATTGCCGGTATTTTTATCAAAGCGGTTTATCCGGATTTTTCCTACTTATTGGATAATCATCTCTGGTTTTTTGATGATGCAATTATTATTGCCAGGTTTTTACAGGACACTCTATAGTTTTGATATTAAGAACATTCTGGGTACTTTTTTATTATTGCCGGATCACACGATGGTTAATGGGGTAAGCTGGACACTGACTTATGAATTGTTTTTTTATGTCTTGTTTGCCCTGGTGTTTTTAATAAGAAGTAAAAATGTTCTGATTTTTTTAATGATGGGATATGTTTTGATTTTGACGCTGGTTTCTATATGGGGATCATCGGAAGGGAATAGGGGGGGCTGGAGTGGGGTGGTATTATTCCCCATGAATATTGAATTTTTTATGGGTGTAAGTATCGCATTAATATATAAAAGGATATTCCAAAGAAGATCAGTCCTCCTTATATGGGCTGGAAGTGTGCTGTTTTTTGCAGGAGCAATACTTGATATTTATAAGGTGTCTCTTTCGGACAGTGCTTTGCAACGGGTGATTTATTTTGGGGTACCAGCCTTTTTCCTGGTTTGGGGATGTGTTGCGTTTGAGCAAAGACGATCTGTAAACATCAGCAAAACGTGGATACTTCTAGGAGATGCCTCTTATTCTTTATACTTGCTGCATTTACCCTTTGTGGCTGCTTTGGCAAAAATATTATTCAGAAAGGGAGTGGATAGTAGTTTTATTGTTCATAACTGCTATTTATTGCTTATTGCTGCTATTTGTATCATAAGTATTGTTTTTTTTAAATATATAGAAAAGCCCGTAATTAAAATATTGAATAAAAATGTCCAAAATAAACTGTCTATGTCTCGAGGCAGGTGGTATGCGGAAAAGAAAGTAAATATAGATGAAAGACATGCTGGAGAAAAAGGCTGA
- a CDS encoding right-handed parallel beta-helix repeat-containing protein has translation MKIYTSVLIACIILQVNSVTTKGQAFVEKSIKEFGAKGNGKVSDHEAFKKALAFFDKRHGNGKLIIPNGTYRIGRQVYNFGAKKKNLYSPDDVVQITGFENFTIEGQGQSILIYESGLKFGSFESQTKKLEVKRNFFDRTKAAFPGYCIRIENSKNVLIQNIQLDGNLKSMNIGGGYGDVGIQLPYTGIYILNSVSVRIKNTYVHHFGQDGITISNANKVPDNIQLSESKFEYNARQGLSWIAGNGLSVYKCVFGNTGEGGLFSPPGAGIDIEPERGSVRNGKFEFCEFSNNKGCGVVADRGDSKNMTFSNCVFNVKDNWAIWVTAPDYNFLNCRIYGPVVHGYRATNDNDATKFIKCYFEDIAGKGNTVSKFMIETNYASRILIKDCEFSINYKRPFWFVSQYKIADSMNKLVNNKFYLKNPGNPNKNFMGLVLGATLKGNIVFIPKIRSADEVYVKGLFNHPQNINLGGNQIIIK, from the coding sequence ATGAAAATATATACATCAGTTCTTATCGCATGTATCATTTTGCAGGTAAATAGTGTTACAACAAAGGGCCAGGCATTTGTAGAAAAGAGTATTAAAGAATTCGGGGCAAAAGGAAATGGAAAAGTAAGTGATCATGAAGCATTTAAAAAAGCCCTGGCTTTTTTTGACAAGAGACATGGAAATGGCAAATTGATTATTCCGAATGGCACATATCGGATAGGACGCCAGGTATATAATTTTGGCGCCAAGAAGAAAAACTTGTATTCTCCTGATGATGTTGTGCAAATAACCGGATTTGAAAACTTCACAATAGAGGGGCAGGGACAATCTATATTGATTTATGAGTCTGGATTAAAGTTTGGGTCTTTTGAATCACAAACAAAAAAATTAGAGGTCAAAAGAAACTTTTTTGATCGTACAAAAGCGGCATTTCCCGGCTACTGTATCCGCATTGAAAATTCCAAGAATGTTCTTATTCAGAATATTCAACTGGATGGGAATCTGAAAAGTATGAATATCGGAGGTGGATATGGGGATGTGGGCATCCAGTTGCCTTATACCGGGATCTACATATTGAATTCAGTATCGGTTAGAATTAAGAATACCTATGTACATCATTTTGGACAGGACGGTATTACCATTTCCAATGCAAATAAAGTACCGGATAATATTCAGTTAAGTGAGTCAAAATTTGAGTATAATGCACGCCAGGGTCTTTCCTGGATTGCAGGCAATGGGCTGTCTGTTTATAAATGTGTGTTTGGAAATACGGGGGAGGGCGGTCTTTTTTCGCCGCCGGGAGCCGGAATTGATATTGAACCTGAAAGGGGAAGTGTCAGAAATGGAAAGTTTGAGTTCTGTGAATTTTCGAATAATAAAGGGTGCGGTGTGGTTGCTGACCGTGGTGATAGCAAAAACATGACTTTTAGCAATTGTGTTTTTAATGTAAAAGATAATTGGGCCATTTGGGTTACTGCGCCGGATTATAATTTTTTGAATTGTAGGATATACGGACCGGTTGTACACGGATACCGGGCAACGAATGACAATGATGCTACAAAATTCATTAAATGTTATTTTGAGGATATTGCAGGAAAAGGTAATACTGTCAGTAAGTTTATGATTGAGACCAATTATGCCTCCCGGATATTGATTAAGGATTGTGAATTTTCGATCAATTATAAAAGACCGTTCTGGTTTGTCTCGCAATATAAGATAGCCGATAGCATGAATAAATTAGTAAACAACAAATTTTATTTGAAAAATCCTGGAAATCCCAATAAGAACTTTATGGGGTTAGTGCTTGGCGCAACGTTAAAGGGAAATATTGTATTTATCCCGAAAATAAGATCAGCGGATGAAGTCTACGTAAAGGGACTTTTTAATCATCCTCAAAATATAAACCTGGGTGGAAATCAGATAATCATTAAATAA
- a CDS encoding UDP-glucuronic acid decarboxylase family protein encodes MEKRVLITGAAGFLGSHLCDKFIADGCHVIAMDNLITGTLKNLEHLLPNAAFEFYHHDVTKYIHIPGQLDYILHFASPASPVDYLKIPIQTLKVGAMGTHNCLGLAKDKKARILVASTSEVYGDPLVHPQNEEYWGNVNPVGPRGVYDEAKRYMESLTMAYHNFHGVDTRIVRIFNTYGPRMRLNDGRALPAFIGQALKGEDLTVFGDGTQTRSFCFVSDLIEGVYKLLLSDYCLPVNIGNPDEVSLLTFANEILHLTGNKVKIAYLPLPVDDPRKRQPDITKARNLLNWEPVVSREEGLKRTYEYFKHLYSEKGWS; translated from the coding sequence ATGGAAAAACGCGTTTTGATTACCGGTGCTGCAGGATTTCTGGGCTCACATCTTTGCGATAAGTTTATAGCAGACGGATGTCATGTTATTGCAATGGATAACCTGATTACGGGAACTTTAAAGAATCTCGAGCATTTGCTTCCCAATGCCGCTTTCGAGTTTTATCATCATGATGTAACCAAATACATTCATATTCCCGGCCAGCTGGATTATATTCTCCATTTTGCTTCACCGGCGAGTCCTGTTGATTACTTAAAGATCCCGATACAGACATTGAAAGTGGGCGCTATGGGGACACACAATTGTCTGGGGCTGGCTAAGGATAAAAAGGCTCGTATTCTCGTGGCTTCCACCAGCGAAGTATACGGTGATCCATTAGTACATCCACAGAATGAGGAATACTGGGGCAACGTAAATCCTGTCGGACCGCGCGGTGTATATGATGAAGCGAAGCGGTATATGGAATCGCTGACAATGGCGTATCATAATTTTCACGGAGTGGATACACGTATTGTTCGAATCTTTAACACTTACGGTCCAAGAATGCGCTTGAACGACGGCCGGGCCCTGCCGGCCTTTATTGGTCAGGCACTAAAGGGGGAGGACCTTACCGTATTCGGCGACGGAACACAAACACGCAGTTTTTGTTTTGTATCGGATCTGATAGAAGGTGTTTATAAGTTATTGCTGAGTGATTACTGTCTTCCGGTTAATATTGGCAATCCTGATGAGGTTTCATTGCTGACATTTGCAAATGAAATATTACATTTAACCGGAAATAAGGTTAAAATTGCTTACCTGCCCTTACCTGTCGATGATCCCAGAAAGCGGCAGCCTGATATTACCAAAGCCAGGAATCTTCTGAACTGGGAGCCTGTTGTATCAAGAGAGGAAGGGTTGAAGAGAACCTATGAATATTTCAAACACTTGTATTCTGAAAAAGGATGGTCCTGA
- a CDS encoding glycosyltransferase: MGEKEYHEQDAGFLAEKMGIKPLLVPEMGRSIHPWKDYRAYHKITEIIKQFKPDIVHTHAAKPGTVGRLAAHHMKVPVVVHTFHGHVFHSYFNKPKTQVFLNIERYLARKSTALIAISQEQKEELVGQYRVAKENKFHIIPLGFQLERFMEDNAQKRKAFREEFGLADDEIAIGITGRLVPVKNHDLFLEALAYVLANTTKKVKAFIVGDGTSNPHIQARAVALNIPYCLSGEPLQDRPLIFTSWRSDIDVVNAGLDIACLTSLNEGTPVSLIEAQAAGRPVVSTDVGGVKDAIIEHETGFLAPINNKQLLFDHLLTLINDDTLRNRMGKQGAGFAAERFGVRRLASDFRNLYYSLLQK; this comes from the coding sequence GTGGGCGAGAAAGAATACCATGAGCAGGATGCCGGGTTCCTGGCGGAGAAAATGGGCATTAAGCCACTGCTGGTACCTGAAATGGGACGCTCCATTCATCCCTGGAAGGACTACCGCGCCTACCATAAGATCACTGAAATAATCAAACAGTTTAAACCGGACATTGTCCATACCCATGCTGCAAAACCGGGAACAGTGGGCCGCCTGGCAGCGCATCATATGAAAGTTCCCGTAGTAGTACATACCTTTCACGGACATGTGTTCCATTCTTACTTTAATAAACCGAAAACCCAGGTGTTCCTGAATATCGAGCGGTACCTGGCGCGGAAAAGCACTGCCCTGATTGCGATCAGCCAGGAACAAAAAGAGGAGCTTGTAGGGCAGTACCGCGTGGCTAAGGAAAATAAATTTCATATCATTCCACTGGGCTTCCAGCTGGAACGTTTTATGGAAGACAACGCACAAAAACGGAAAGCCTTCCGCGAAGAGTTCGGACTGGCCGATGATGAAATAGCGATCGGCATTACGGGCCGGCTGGTCCCTGTTAAAAATCATGACCTTTTCCTGGAGGCACTGGCTTATGTGCTTGCCAATACCACCAAAAAAGTAAAAGCTTTTATTGTGGGAGACGGTACCTCAAATCCGCATATTCAGGCCAGGGCAGTGGCGCTGAATATTCCCTATTGCCTGAGCGGCGAGCCGTTGCAGGACCGTCCACTGATCTTTACCTCCTGGAGGTCGGATATCGACGTGGTGAATGCAGGGCTGGATATTGCCTGTCTTACCTCACTGAATGAGGGTACCCCGGTAAGCCTGATAGAAGCGCAGGCGGCAGGTAGACCGGTCGTCTCAACCGATGTGGGGGGCGTAAAGGACGCTATTATCGAACACGAAACAGGATTCCTGGCACCGATCAACAACAAACAACTGCTGTTTGACCACCTGCTGACACTTATAAACGACGATACGTTGAGAAACCGTATGGGAAAACAGGGTGCCGGTTTTGCGGCTGAGCGGTTTGGTGTGCGGCGGCTGGCTTCCGATTTCAGAAATCTCTATTATTCTTTATTGCAAAAATAG
- a CDS encoding tyrosine-protein phosphatase codes for MDYSLVKTDMHSHLLPGIDDGAPDLETSIALIRGYQELGYTRLITTPHILWDLYKNTPEIISGKLDQLRMALKENQVDIEIDAAAEYFLDEHVLELLRKKERLLTIRDNLVLTEFSTMHRSMSMKDILFEVQMAGYQPILAHPERYIYLYKNWDLFQEIRDNGVLFQLNLLSITGGYGSRVREIAQYLLEHDFYSFVGTDLHHEGHMERLKSLEIPIKLHELLTSGRLLNDSL; via the coding sequence ATGGATTACTCCCTGGTGAAGACGGATATGCACTCGCACCTGCTTCCGGGAATTGATGACGGCGCTCCTGATCTTGAAACATCGATAGCGCTGATCCGGGGCTACCAGGAACTGGGATACACCAGATTGATCACAACCCCTCACATACTTTGGGACCTGTACAAGAACACCCCGGAAATTATTTCCGGTAAACTGGATCAGCTGCGGATGGCATTGAAAGAAAACCAGGTGGATATAGAGATCGATGCGGCTGCCGAATACTTCCTGGATGAACATGTACTGGAACTGCTGCGCAAAAAAGAACGGCTGCTGACGATCCGGGATAACCTCGTGTTAACCGAATTTTCTACGATGCACCGTTCCATGTCCATGAAAGATATTCTTTTTGAGGTGCAAATGGCTGGTTATCAACCCATATTGGCGCATCCCGAGCGGTATATCTATCTCTATAAAAACTGGGATCTCTTTCAGGAGATCCGGGATAATGGTGTACTCTTCCAGCTGAACCTGCTCTCCATAACTGGGGGATACGGATCGCGGGTACGGGAGATCGCACAATACCTGCTGGAGCATGATTTTTATTCATTTGTGGGAACGGATCTGCATCATGAAGGTCATATGGAACGCCTGAAAAGCCTGGAAATACCCATTAAACTTCATGAATTACTGACAAGCGGACGCCTGCTAAATGACAGTTTATAA